The following proteins come from a genomic window of Miscanthus floridulus cultivar M001 chromosome 2, ASM1932011v1, whole genome shotgun sequence:
- the LOC136527989 gene encoding xyloglucan endotransglucosylase/hydrolase protein 31-like — protein sequence MARPCDLPVQQQQAAALLLACTLALLAVQLQPCRAQQQQPPSPGYYPSSMFRPLGFSEAYRTLWGSQHQTLSPDGKSLTLWMDSSSGSGFKSARAYRNGYFGASVRVQPGYTAGVNTAFYLSNSEEYPGHHDEIDMEMLGTVPGEPYTLQTNVYVRGSGDGTIVGREMRFHLWFDPTADFHHYAIIWNPDQILFLVDDVPIRRYERKTEATFPDREMWAYGSIWDASDWATDGGRYRADYRYQPFVSRFAGLKIGGCAADASTGCQPVPASGTVALIKQQEAAMRWAQRNSMVYYYCLDASRDHALYPEC from the exons ATGGCAAGGCCTTGTGATCTTCCGGTGCAGCAACAGCAAGCAGCTGCTCTTCTGCTAGCATGCACGCTTGCTCTGCTCGCGGTGCAGCTGCAGCCCTGCAgagcccagcagcagcagcctccGTCGCCGGGCTACTACCCCAGCAGCATGTTCAGGCCGCTGGGCTTCTCCGAGGCGTACCGCACGCTGTGGGGCTCGCAGCACCAGACGCTGTCGCCGGATGGCAAGTCCCTGACGCTCTGGATGGACAGCAGCTCGGGCAGCGGGTTCAAGTCTGCGCGGGCGTACCGGAACGGCTACTTCGGCGCGTCCGTCAGGGTGCAGCCGGGGTATACCGCCGGCGTCAACACCGCCTTCTAC CTGTCGAACAGCGAGGAGTACCCGGGGCACCACGACGAGATCGACATGGAGATGCTGGGGACGGTGCCGGGGGAGCCGTACACGCTGCAGACCAACGTGTACGTGCGCGGCAGCGGCGACGGCACCATCGTCGGCCGGGAGATGAGGTTCCACCTCTGGTTCGACCCCACCGCCGACTTCCACCACTACGCCATCATCTGGAACCCCGACCAGATCCT GTTCCTGGTGGACGACGTGCCGATCAGGCGGTACGAGAGGAAGACGGAGGCCACGTTCCCTGACCGGGAGATGTGGGCGTACGGCTCCATCTGGGACGCCTCCGACTGGGCCACCGACGGCGGCCGCTACCGCGCTGACTACCGGTACCAGCCGTTCGTGTCGCGGTTCGCCGGCCTCAAGATCGGCGGGTGCGCCGCTGACGCGTCCACGGGCTGCCAACCAGTGCCGGCGTCGGGGACGGTGGCGCTCATCAAGCAGCAGGAGGCCGCCATGCGGTGGGCGCAGCGGAACTCCATGGTGTATTACTACTGCCTCGACGCGTCCAGGGACCACGCGCTCTACCCCGAGTGCTGA